The following are from one region of the Acidobacteriota bacterium genome:
- a CDS encoding NAD-dependent epimerase/dehydratase family protein: MAIFLTGSTGFVGSHIAAGLLDRSSEPLNLLVRARDDHDAELRLWRSFQAHFDFPRFHNHLRSRITIFRGSLTDKYFGLAPEMYRYLVESTGSVIHCAASLNRKSEKACLNTNLRGTLEVAQLSARAHAHHGLRRFSHVSTVAVAGVRSNEMVQEDRAVEWDRNDYDPYARTKKFCEHMVRELLPEVSRTIFRPSIVLGNSRHGETTQFDMARAFVILAGLRVLPFQPTARLDIVPVDFVADSVVAIHLMERPRHEIYHLSSGAGSLNFRQITDHLARARHRRPPLYLPWLQQPFSGTIHALTHLGGGIGFGATLLKVFLPYLVWNTVFDNSRVVEETGRTPEPFTNYCLPLLQFSREHHFTYPYRDWPGSTQTPAPGSHLAGASPR; the protein is encoded by the coding sequence ATGGCCATCTTCCTAACCGGTTCCACTGGATTCGTCGGCTCGCACATCGCCGCAGGACTGCTCGATCGCTCGAGCGAGCCACTGAATCTGCTGGTGCGCGCGCGCGATGACCATGACGCCGAACTCCGTCTTTGGCGCTCCTTCCAGGCTCATTTTGATTTTCCGCGCTTTCACAATCATCTGCGCAGCCGCATCACCATATTCCGCGGCAGCCTCACCGATAAGTATTTTGGTCTGGCCCCGGAGATGTACCGATATCTGGTGGAATCTACTGGCTCCGTGATCCACTGCGCGGCTTCGCTCAATCGCAAATCCGAGAAGGCCTGCCTGAACACCAATCTGCGCGGCACGCTGGAAGTGGCTCAACTCTCTGCCCGCGCCCACGCCCACCACGGGCTGCGGCGCTTCAGTCACGTCTCCACCGTGGCCGTGGCCGGCGTACGCTCAAACGAAATGGTCCAGGAAGACCGCGCCGTCGAGTGGGACCGCAACGATTACGATCCGTACGCGCGCACCAAAAAATTCTGCGAGCACATGGTCCGCGAGTTGCTCCCTGAGGTCTCGCGCACCATCTTCCGCCCCAGCATCGTGCTGGGCAACAGCCGCCATGGCGAGACCACGCAATTTGACATGGCCCGCGCGTTCGTCATCCTCGCCGGACTGCGCGTGCTGCCCTTCCAGCCGACGGCCCGACTGGACATCGTGCCCGTGGATTTCGTGGCCGACTCCGTGGTCGCCATCCATCTGATGGAGCGACCTCGGCATGAGATCTACCACCTTTCCTCCGGCGCAGGTTCGCTGAACTTCCGGCAGATCACTGACCATCTGGCGCGCGCGCGCCACCGCAGGCCGCCACTTTATTTGCCGTGGCTGCAGCAACCGTTCTCGGGCACGATCCATGCGCTCACGCACCTCGGCGGCGGCATCGGCTTCGGCGCAACGCTGCTGAAAGTGTTCCTGCCGTATCTGGTCTGGAATACTGTTTTTGATAACTCGCGCGTGGTCGAAGAAACGGGCCGCACGCCTGAACCATTCACCAATTACTGCCTGCCGCTGTTGCAGTTCAGCCGCGAGCATCATTTCACTTACCCATACCGTGATTGGCCTGGTTCGACCCAGACGCCCGCACCGGGTTCGCACTTGGCCGGAGCCTCACCTCGATGA